The Aureispira anguillae genome contains a region encoding:
- the asnB gene encoding asparagine synthase (glutamine-hydrolyzing): MCRITGFWDLNYDHSYSLEERLLAMRDSLQHGGPDSAGKYIDTQNALALGHRRLSILDLTAAGHQPMFWKEWVIVFNGEVYNFMEIRQSLEKKGFSFETKTDTEVILKAFKAWGKEMVTRFRGFFAFAIFNTTTQKLTLCRDRVGVKPLFWYWKDGLFMFASELKAFHEHPKFDKTISIEAVSLYLQQGYIQYPYCIFEYAHKLPAGAYLELTPKQSPQIEKYWDVQAVYANTKISTKTEAELEEELEAILTDSFELRMVADVPVGAFLSGGIDSSLVTALLQKKEGRQLKTFTIGFHDKEYNEAQHAKAVAQHLGTDHHEFYCTEQDFEQVIPLLPDMYDEPFGDSSGIPTYLVSKMAREQVTVSLSADGGDEIFGGYTKYEITQNFYPKIKKIPSFMRSMLGKMSAGIDPLWLERNSSKIPILKNYKNISNKYPKLVNALGAKDQLDFFNISSTYIAQKDLLRLLPTYRKRYETRQIIEQDRLISYLGMVDIDTYLEGDIMTKVDRATMAVALEGRDPFLDHKIIEFAMQLPDSLKIRGVDTKYLLRKILYKYVPKNLIERPKQGFSIPVQKWLMNHLKEQLLVLKNDQDFLDSFHLEQKEINQIIDNFIHQQAYINPHFIWFLYTLHQWYYRWIKK, from the coding sequence ATGTGCAGAATAACAGGATTTTGGGATTTAAATTATGACCATAGCTATTCCTTAGAAGAGCGATTATTGGCCATGCGAGATAGTTTGCAACATGGCGGTCCCGATAGTGCAGGGAAGTATATAGATACTCAAAATGCTTTGGCATTGGGACATAGACGTTTGTCTATTCTGGACTTGACGGCAGCAGGACATCAACCGATGTTTTGGAAAGAGTGGGTGATTGTCTTTAATGGAGAGGTCTATAACTTTATGGAAATTCGTCAATCACTAGAGAAAAAAGGATTTTCGTTTGAGACAAAGACAGATACAGAGGTAATCTTAAAAGCTTTTAAGGCTTGGGGAAAAGAAATGGTGACCCGATTCAGAGGCTTTTTTGCATTTGCTATTTTTAATACAACAACTCAAAAATTGACCCTTTGTCGAGATCGAGTAGGAGTAAAACCACTATTTTGGTACTGGAAGGATGGTTTGTTTATGTTTGCTTCAGAACTAAAAGCATTTCATGAACACCCCAAATTTGACAAAACGATTAGTATTGAAGCGGTATCTTTGTATTTACAGCAAGGTTATATTCAGTATCCATATTGTATTTTTGAATATGCCCACAAGCTACCAGCAGGGGCTTATCTGGAGTTGACCCCCAAACAAAGCCCTCAAATTGAGAAGTATTGGGATGTGCAAGCGGTCTATGCCAATACAAAGATTAGTACAAAAACAGAAGCGGAACTAGAGGAAGAGTTAGAAGCAATTTTGACAGATAGTTTTGAATTGAGAATGGTTGCAGATGTTCCCGTAGGAGCCTTTTTGAGTGGTGGAATAGATTCCTCTTTGGTTACGGCATTGTTACAGAAGAAAGAAGGCAGACAGCTAAAAACGTTTACCATTGGGTTTCACGATAAAGAGTACAACGAGGCTCAACATGCCAAGGCTGTTGCTCAACATCTAGGAACCGATCATCACGAATTTTATTGCACCGAACAAGATTTTGAACAAGTAATTCCCCTGTTGCCAGATATGTATGATGAGCCTTTTGGCGATAGTTCAGGCATCCCTACCTATTTGGTCTCCAAAATGGCAAGAGAACAAGTTACGGTAAGTCTTTCTGCGGATGGTGGCGATGAGATTTTTGGTGGGTATACAAAGTATGAAATTACTCAAAACTTTTATCCCAAAATAAAAAAGATCCCTTCTTTTATGCGTTCTATGTTGGGGAAAATGAGTGCTGGTATTGATCCGCTTTGGTTAGAGCGCAATAGCTCAAAAATTCCAATTTTAAAAAATTATAAAAACATTAGCAACAAATACCCAAAATTGGTCAATGCACTGGGGGCAAAAGATCAGTTGGATTTTTTTAATATTTCCTCCACTTATATTGCACAAAAAGATTTATTGCGTTTGTTACCAACGTATCGCAAGCGTTATGAAACTCGTCAAATAATTGAACAAGATCGTTTGATTTCCTACCTTGGTATGGTTGATATAGATACCTATTTGGAAGGCGATATTATGACAAAAGTAGATCGTGCAACCATGGCAGTAGCATTAGAGGGACGAGATCCGTTTTTGGATCATAAAATTATTGAATTTGCGATGCAATTGCCCGATTCCTTGAAGATTAGAGGAGTGGATACTAAATATTTGCTAAGAAAAATTTTATATAAATACGTCCCTAAAAATTTAATAGAACGACCCAAACAAGGCTTTTCAATCCCTGTTCAAAAATGGTTAATGAATCATCTAAAGGAGCAGCTCTTGGTTCTAAAAAACGATCAAGATTTCTTAGACAGTTTTCATTTAGAACAGAAGGAAATCAATCAAATTATTGATAATTTTATACATCAACAAGCGTATATCAATCCACATTTTATTTGGTTTTTGTATACCTTACATCAATGGTATTATCGTTGGATTAAAAAATAG
- a CDS encoding SDR family oxidoreductase: MYATAYHTTSLEDKTILITGAAGFIGSNLVEYLLKYKVGKVIVLDNFLTGYRSNVTPFLDHPNYEFIEGDIRDLEVCMKACEGVDIVCHQAAMGSVPRSIKEPYATTGHNVDGFVNMAFAAHQHGIKRFVYASSSSVYGDEPNLPKVEHRIGKPLSPYAITKLSNELFAENFGRLYDMEFIGFRYFNVFGPRQSPKGAYAAVIPLFAEACMNDKEVFINGDGGQTRDFTFVENVVQINIKAMLTNNPEAVNQVYNVGCGGRYTVQELFEGVREAAGVPEKEAIHRAPRAGDIRDSQADISKARKLLGYDPQFDFKEGLKITVDYFKDLVLG, from the coding sequence ATGTACGCAACAGCTTATCATACAACATCTTTAGAAGATAAGACAATTTTAATTACAGGAGCCGCAGGCTTTATAGGATCTAACCTTGTCGAGTATTTATTAAAATACAAGGTTGGAAAAGTAATTGTTTTGGATAATTTTTTGACAGGTTATCGATCTAATGTAACGCCTTTTTTAGACCATCCCAATTATGAGTTTATAGAAGGAGATATAAGAGATTTGGAAGTCTGTATGAAAGCTTGCGAGGGCGTTGACATCGTTTGTCACCAAGCTGCGATGGGGTCTGTTCCTCGTTCTATAAAAGAACCCTATGCCACAACAGGACATAATGTAGATGGTTTTGTTAACATGGCATTTGCTGCCCATCAACACGGCATCAAGCGTTTTGTTTATGCTTCTTCGTCCTCTGTTTATGGCGATGAGCCCAATTTGCCTAAGGTGGAACATAGAATTGGCAAGCCACTCTCTCCTTATGCCATTACTAAACTATCCAATGAATTGTTTGCGGAGAATTTTGGACGTTTGTACGACATGGAGTTTATCGGCTTCCGTTATTTTAATGTTTTTGGTCCTCGTCAGAGTCCTAAAGGGGCTTATGCTGCTGTTATTCCATTGTTTGCAGAGGCTTGTATGAATGACAAAGAAGTCTTTATTAATGGAGATGGAGGACAAACACGTGATTTTACATTTGTTGAAAATGTGGTTCAGATTAATATTAAGGCAATGTTGACCAACAATCCAGAAGCAGTTAACCAAGTCTATAATGTTGGATGTGGCGGGCGTTATACCGTTCAAGAATTATTTGAAGGGGTTCGAGAAGCGGCTGGCGTACCCGAAAAAGAGGCCATTCACCGTGCGCCAAGAGCTGGGGATATTCGGGATTCTCAAGCAGATATTTCTAAAGCTAGGAAATTGTTGGGCTATGATCCTCAATTTGATTTTAAAGAAGGCTTAAAAATCACAGTAGACTATTTTAAGGATTTGGTATTGGGTTAA
- a CDS encoding T9SS type A sorting domain-containing protein produces MRILCIVSILIIYCQNIQAQILPQSRSVDWTLAGLRSDTLTGLTVFDMQTLGAVGDGLSPNDAVISNFLATYFGAGAILEFPSGQFLFNNSITLPSNFIIRGQGADSTTFLMDLGGSGHAISVQGTISSDTSRLIQTVTKGSRQLVVWNAGSLGAGDWLQLKQNDSDWITSSWAELQTGQVVQIDSLAGDTLWLVSPLRMDYDTTCQAYFQKINPQKNIGIECLKIKRIDDTAPQQGCNVLFKYAVNCWVRGIESENCTFSHIKGEQSSNLYIAESYFHHGFNYGGGGRAYGVVFQHATGECLAENNIFEHLRHSMLLQAGANGNVFAYNYSLDPYWSTSPNNSAGDMVLHGNYVYANLFEHNVCRNIVIDNSHGPNGPHNTFFRNRAEGFGIFFSASNSPDQNFLGNDITNTAFPYSLVNYTIQGSGHFVYGNNDKGSIKPAGTQTLGDFSYAYTSQPSFVPNHQWAKIGTPNVPGASGIPALDRYTSQLIFDGVCTSSPPTPIKKIVQSNADRIYPNPTSSIFNIESQKKIENVYICNELGQLVKVQALKGRFGSIKLEGLKAAVYFIKIKYEDASCSIHKVIKID; encoded by the coding sequence ATGCGTATTTTATGTATTGTATCTATCTTAATAATCTATTGCCAAAATATCCAAGCTCAAATACTGCCTCAAAGTCGTAGCGTAGACTGGACGTTAGCTGGTCTTCGTTCCGATACCTTAACAGGATTAACGGTTTTTGACATGCAAACATTAGGGGCAGTAGGAGATGGTCTTAGTCCTAATGATGCGGTAATTAGCAACTTTTTAGCGACTTATTTTGGTGCAGGAGCAATTTTAGAATTCCCAAGCGGGCAATTTTTATTTAATAACAGCATCACCTTACCCTCTAACTTTATCATTAGAGGACAAGGGGCAGATAGCACCACTTTTTTGATGGATTTAGGAGGGAGTGGTCATGCTATTTCTGTACAAGGAACCATAAGTTCTGATACGTCAAGGCTTATTCAAACAGTAACAAAAGGGAGCCGCCAATTGGTGGTGTGGAATGCAGGTAGTTTAGGGGCAGGCGATTGGCTTCAATTGAAACAAAACGATAGCGATTGGATTACTTCCAGTTGGGCAGAACTCCAAACAGGGCAGGTCGTTCAAATAGATAGCCTAGCAGGAGATACGCTCTGGTTGGTTTCTCCTTTGAGAATGGATTATGATACCACTTGTCAGGCTTATTTTCAAAAAATCAATCCACAAAAAAACATAGGGATAGAATGCCTGAAAATCAAACGAATTGATGATACGGCACCACAGCAAGGTTGCAATGTTTTGTTTAAATATGCTGTGAATTGTTGGGTAAGAGGAATTGAGTCAGAGAACTGCACTTTTTCGCATATAAAAGGCGAACAATCGTCTAATTTATACATTGCAGAATCTTATTTTCATCATGGTTTTAACTATGGAGGTGGAGGTCGTGCCTATGGGGTTGTTTTTCAACATGCAACAGGAGAATGCCTAGCAGAGAACAATATTTTTGAACATTTAAGGCATTCTATGCTATTGCAAGCAGGAGCAAATGGAAATGTGTTTGCTTATAATTACTCCTTAGATCCATATTGGTCTACTTCACCCAATAACTCCGCTGGAGATATGGTTTTGCACGGCAATTATGTTTATGCCAACTTGTTTGAACACAATGTTTGTAGAAATATTGTGATTGACAATTCCCATGGTCCGAATGGTCCGCACAATACATTTTTTAGAAATAGGGCAGAAGGCTTTGGTATTTTTTTTAGTGCAAGTAATTCCCCCGATCAAAATTTTTTGGGCAACGATATAACAAATACAGCTTTTCCCTACAGTCTTGTAAATTATACGATTCAGGGATCGGGGCATTTTGTTTATGGGAACAATGATAAGGGAAGCATCAAACCAGCGGGGACACAAACGTTGGGCGATTTTAGTTATGCTTATACTAGTCAGCCTAGCTTTGTTCCCAATCACCAATGGGCAAAAATAGGAACGCCTAATGTACCTGGGGCTAGCGGAATTCCTGCCTTGGATCGTTATACCAGTCAGCTTATTTTTGATGGCGTTTGCACCTCAAGCCCTCCAACACCAATTAAAAAAATAGTGCAATCAAATGCCGATCGTATTTATCCTAATCCTACCAGTAGTATTTTTAATATAGAGAGTCAAAAGAAGATAGAGAATGTGTATATTTGCAACGAATTAGGACAACTTGTGAAAGTTCAAGCGCTAAAAGGGCGGTTTGGAAGCATTAAACTAGAAGGATTGAAGGCAGCAGTTTACTTTATAAAAATAAAATATGAGGATGCTAGTTGCTCGATTCATAAAGTAATAAAAATAGACTAA
- a CDS encoding chromophore lyase CpcT/CpeT: protein MKVYFSFFLTMVSVILIGMVYSCNKEQYNYLDKTKTGKEIQETENRLEKVFNMYLGLFSNRVQARSEQSPLYRSQELISVPIWPKRGDEYWLYVCWLQENLPDDLLSQEVWHFKKKDRETLEIIMYDLPNKDKYVNDWKKKEPLAGLTSEDLIYNEGCTALVTRDEQNKFTITGTPCRRDLSDIIKFIEIHGVITPDSIILYNKMLDGNKKALFAYKKGLHFERQPKIFPKYLDMDG, encoded by the coding sequence ATGAAGGTATATTTTTCGTTTTTTCTAACAATGGTATCTGTCATTCTGATTGGAATGGTCTATTCTTGTAATAAAGAGCAGTACAACTATTTGGATAAAACAAAAACAGGTAAGGAAATACAAGAAACCGAAAACCGCTTGGAAAAGGTTTTTAATATGTATTTAGGCTTGTTCTCTAATCGAGTTCAGGCAAGAAGTGAACAATCTCCATTGTACCGAAGTCAAGAGTTAATTTCTGTACCAATTTGGCCCAAACGAGGAGATGAATATTGGTTGTATGTTTGTTGGCTGCAAGAGAACTTACCCGATGATTTATTGTCTCAAGAGGTGTGGCATTTTAAAAAGAAGGATCGAGAGACCTTGGAAATTATAATGTATGATCTCCCCAATAAAGATAAGTATGTAAACGATTGGAAAAAGAAGGAGCCTTTAGCTGGTTTAACGTCAGAGGATCTAATTTACAATGAAGGATGTACAGCCCTTGTAACTAGAGATGAACAAAATAAATTTACCATAACAGGCACACCTTGTCGCCGTGATTTGTCAGACATTATCAAGTTTATTGAGATTCATGGAGTCATCACACCTGACTCTATTATCCTTTATAACAAAATGTTAGATGGGAATAAAAAAGCTTTATTCGCTTATAAAAAAGGATTGCATTTCGAACGACAACCTAAAATTTTTCCTAAGTATCTAGATATGGACGGTTAA
- the recG gene encoding ATP-dependent DNA helicase RecG, producing the protein MLNTSIEYLKGVGSAKADVLKKELGVFSYLQLLQHYPFRYVDKTKFHKVKDIKEEGDYVQVKGILRRIDSIGDGRKRRMTGVFRDDTGMLELTWFKGLSWVQNLQVGMEYIVYGKPTIYKGKVSIVHPDITLLTEVKKANASTLEPVYPTTDKLRNKRLDSKGMATVMKNLFIKIHPQRHLIPESLPDYLLESLRFPGRYATWMGIHFPRNKAQRETAQKRIKFEEFFFLQLRMLQTKHQKKIGIRGFIFPRIGAYFNAFYQNNLKFELTNAQKRVIKEIRADIATGQQMNRLLQGDVGSGKTIVGFMCILIAIDNGFQAALMAPTEILAQQHYQSILEMAEGLGITIGLLTGTVKGKKRKLVLEQLEAGEIDLLIGTHALIEDPVKFKNLGFVIVDEQHRFGVVQRSKMWRKNKTNPPHILVMTATPIPRTLAMTAYGDLDVSVIDEMPPGRKPINTFHKFESQRLWTFGQMKREIAKGHQVYIVYPLIEESEYEGLSEVKDLMEGYATIEREFPKPQYQISVVHGRQKPADKEAEMQRFARGETQILMATTVIEVGVNVPNASIMVIENAERFGLAQLHQLRGRVGRGGGDAYCILMTGFKLSSDGRFRMQTMVETTDGFKISEADLKLRGPGNIEGTQQSGVLNLKLADIVQDGDILRAARAMAKEILEEDPLLQAPKNARLLRQLQLSQRKHGFGQIS; encoded by the coding sequence ATGCTAAATACATCTATTGAATATCTAAAAGGAGTTGGTTCTGCCAAAGCTGATGTTTTAAAAAAAGAGTTGGGTGTTTTTTCCTATCTACAACTCTTGCAACATTATCCGTTTCGATATGTCGATAAGACCAAGTTTCACAAAGTAAAAGACATTAAGGAAGAGGGCGATTATGTACAGGTTAAGGGAATTCTTAGGCGAATAGACAGTATTGGAGATGGGCGCAAACGGCGGATGACAGGTGTTTTTAGAGATGATACAGGTATGTTAGAACTAACTTGGTTTAAAGGGCTGAGTTGGGTGCAAAATTTACAGGTGGGTATGGAATATATTGTCTATGGAAAACCGACCATTTATAAGGGAAAAGTAAGCATCGTACATCCCGACATCACACTCCTTACAGAAGTAAAAAAAGCCAATGCCTCTACTTTAGAGCCTGTCTATCCAACTACCGACAAACTTAGAAATAAACGATTGGATAGCAAAGGCATGGCTACCGTCATGAAAAATTTATTCATTAAGATACATCCTCAACGGCATCTAATTCCTGAGTCCTTGCCCGATTATTTATTGGAAAGTCTCCGTTTCCCTGGACGTTATGCTACTTGGATGGGCATTCATTTTCCTCGTAACAAAGCGCAGCGAGAAACAGCACAAAAACGCATTAAATTTGAAGAATTTTTCTTTCTTCAGCTCAGGATGTTACAAACCAAACATCAGAAAAAAATTGGCATTAGAGGATTTATTTTTCCTAGAATTGGTGCTTATTTTAATGCCTTTTATCAAAATAACTTAAAGTTTGAATTGACCAATGCTCAAAAGCGAGTTATCAAAGAAATCCGAGCGGATATTGCGACAGGACAGCAAATGAACCGACTGCTTCAAGGCGATGTGGGAAGTGGTAAAACCATTGTTGGTTTTATGTGTATTCTGATTGCTATAGACAATGGCTTTCAGGCTGCCTTAATGGCTCCCACTGAAATTTTAGCCCAACAACATTATCAATCTATCCTAGAAATGGCAGAGGGCTTAGGAATTACTATTGGTCTATTAACAGGAACGGTTAAAGGGAAAAAACGAAAACTGGTATTGGAGCAGTTAGAAGCAGGCGAAATTGATCTATTAATTGGTACCCATGCACTCATTGAAGATCCTGTTAAGTTCAAAAATTTAGGCTTTGTTATTGTTGATGAACAGCATCGCTTTGGGGTGGTGCAACGCTCTAAAATGTGGCGCAAAAATAAAACAAATCCTCCTCACATTTTGGTTATGACAGCCACACCAATTCCAAGAACCTTAGCCATGACTGCTTATGGTGATTTAGACGTTTCTGTGATTGATGAAATGCCTCCTGGTCGAAAACCCATTAATACCTTCCACAAATTTGAAAGCCAACGCCTTTGGACTTTTGGGCAAATGAAACGAGAGATTGCCAAAGGTCATCAGGTTTATATTGTTTATCCATTGATTGAAGAATCTGAATATGAAGGCTTAAGCGAAGTTAAAGATTTAATGGAAGGCTATGCTACTATAGAACGAGAATTTCCAAAACCTCAGTACCAAATTTCGGTGGTTCACGGTCGCCAAAAGCCCGCAGACAAAGAAGCAGAAATGCAGCGTTTTGCAAGAGGAGAAACTCAAATTTTAATGGCAACTACAGTGATTGAGGTAGGCGTTAATGTGCCCAATGCTAGTATTATGGTCATTGAAAATGCCGAACGTTTTGGCTTGGCACAACTTCATCAGTTGCGTGGTCGTGTTGGACGAGGTGGCGGTGATGCTTATTGTATTCTAATGACAGGTTTTAAGCTGTCCTCTGATGGTCGATTTAGAATGCAAACGATGGTAGAAACCACCGATGGTTTCAAAATATCAGAAGCAGATCTCAAGCTACGAGGGCCTGGTAATATTGAAGGTACGCAACAATCGGGTGTACTCAACCTAAAATTAGCCGACATTGTACAAGATGGAGATATTTTGCGAGCAGCAAGGGCAATGGCAAAAGAAATACTTGAAGAAGATCCTTTGCTCCAAGCTCCCAAAAATGCCCGATTATTAAGACAACTTCAGTTGTCACAACGAAAACATGGCTTTGGGCAAATCAGCTAA
- a CDS encoding superoxide dismutase codes for MAFELPNLPYAHDALEPHIDTQTMQIHHGKHHNGYTNKLNAAIEGTDLADKGIDAILKNLDLNNTAVRNNGGGFYNHSLFWEVMSPNGGGQPSGELADAINAAYGSFDDFKAAFTKAAGTRFGSGWAWLCVHEGGKVEVCSTPNQDNPLMPGVGCGGHPILGLDVWEHAYYLNYQNRRPDYVSAFFNVINWDKVAELYAANK; via the coding sequence ATGGCTTTCGAATTACCCAATTTACCATATGCGCACGATGCGTTAGAACCACATATTGATACACAAACAATGCAAATCCACCATGGCAAGCACCATAATGGATATACCAATAAATTAAATGCAGCTATTGAGGGAACTGATTTAGCAGACAAAGGTATTGATGCGATTCTAAAGAATTTGGACTTGAACAATACCGCTGTTCGTAATAATGGTGGAGGATTTTATAACCACTCTTTATTTTGGGAAGTAATGTCACCTAATGGTGGTGGACAGCCTTCTGGCGAATTAGCTGATGCGATCAATGCGGCTTATGGCTCTTTTGACGATTTTAAAGCAGCATTTACGAAAGCTGCTGGTACTCGTTTTGGGTCTGGTTGGGCTTGGTTGTGTGTACATGAAGGTGGTAAAGTAGAAGTTTGTTCTACACCAAACCAAGATAATCCATTGATGCCAGGTGTTGGCTGTGGAGGACACCCAATTTTGGGACTAGACGTATGGGAACATGCTTATTACTTAAATTACCAAAACCGTCGTCCTGATTATGTTTCTGCATTTTTTAATGTCATTAACTGGGATAAAGTAGCTGAATTGTATGCTGCTAACAAATAA
- a CDS encoding LysR family transcriptional regulator: protein MSYQLELRHLRYFLAVAEDLHFRKAAERLYISQPGLSRQIKELEKGLGIQLFDRHNRKVELTAAGVFLQSEFRRYTKELDNIIQHAKSLNDGLLGNLKFGYVGSAMQQIIPDLLLAFRKKYPNILFSLKEMDNQKQIEGLLSHHIDLGFVRLERVPKGLEIHPLLKEPFCLVLPKNHPINANNFEHLSQLKEESFILFDPQYSTSYYEKVLQIFDDSGFSPIITHNTIHSSSIYKLIENNFGISIVPKSLQVDYLEGIKFIELPQIPQRTVLSAVWLTNNRNPILNNILSLVKAK, encoded by the coding sequence ATGAGTTATCAATTAGAACTAAGGCATCTTCGTTATTTTTTAGCGGTAGCAGAAGATTTACATTTTAGAAAAGCTGCTGAACGTCTATATATTTCTCAGCCTGGATTGAGTCGGCAGATAAAAGAGTTAGAAAAAGGGCTGGGGATACAGCTTTTTGATCGTCACAATAGAAAAGTAGAATTGACTGCAGCAGGAGTATTTCTACAGAGCGAATTTAGGCGTTATACCAAGGAACTCGACAACATTATACAACATGCAAAATCACTAAACGATGGTCTATTGGGCAATCTAAAATTTGGCTATGTTGGTTCGGCGATGCAACAAATTATCCCCGACTTATTATTAGCATTTAGAAAAAAATACCCCAATATTCTTTTTAGCCTCAAAGAAATGGACAATCAAAAACAAATAGAAGGTTTGTTGTCTCACCATATTGACCTTGGTTTTGTCCGTTTAGAGCGAGTGCCCAAAGGACTAGAGATTCATCCGCTACTAAAAGAGCCTTTTTGTTTAGTCTTGCCTAAGAATCACCCTATTAATGCCAATAACTTTGAGCATTTATCTCAATTAAAAGAAGAATCTTTTATCTTATTTGATCCTCAATATAGCACCTCTTATTACGAAAAAGTATTGCAAATTTTTGATGACAGTGGCTTTAGTCCAATTATCACACACAATACGATCCATTCTAGTTCCATTTATAAATTAATAGAAAATAACTTTGGGATTTCAATTGTTCCCAAATCGCTGCAAGTAGATTACCTAGAAGGAATTAAATTTATAGAACTGCCCCAAATTCCTCAACGAACCGTTTTGTCAGCTGTTTGGCTGACCAATAATCGGAATCCAATCCTAAATAATATCCTGAGTTTGGTAAAAGCAAAATAA
- the hutH gene encoding histidine ammonia-lyase yields the protein MEFKYGIEQLTVDKVIEIATGKCKGVLVEEAIKKVNDCRKKVEVMAQSDKAIYGVNTGFGPLCDTQISPEETSKLQENLLLSHAVGVGNPIDRSLSKIMMICKVQALCQGFSGIRLAVVERILLFIENDWLPVVPEQGSVGASGDLAPLSHLFLPLLGEGEFWVEDKIVPAKEVLENNNLTPITFQAKEVLALINGTQFILAHAIAGLKKMDYLLDLADLAGAMSLEGFQGSVAPFKEELHAIRPFKGNLEVAKRMRMLLEGSENLASHEDCERVQDPYSMRCMPQVHGASRNAFYHLKELAEIEMNSVTDNPIVLSETVAISGGNFHGQPLAMALDYASIAASELGNISDRRCYLLLEGKYGLPRLLTQKGGLNSGFMIPQYATAALTTENKSLCFPASADSIPTSLGQEDHVSMGSISGRKFNQILENIDKILAIELMYAAQALDFRRPKKSSTIIEKNHQLIRSKVAKLEDDRLLKDDINTLVTLVRNQAFFVKKIEA from the coding sequence ATGGAATTCAAATACGGAATAGAACAATTAACAGTTGATAAAGTAATTGAAATCGCAACAGGGAAATGCAAAGGGGTGTTGGTAGAAGAAGCGATAAAAAAAGTCAATGATTGTAGAAAAAAGGTGGAGGTAATGGCTCAATCGGATAAAGCCATTTATGGTGTAAACACAGGATTTGGACCATTGTGCGATACTCAAATTTCGCCTGAAGAAACTAGCAAATTACAAGAAAACTTATTGTTGTCTCATGCTGTTGGGGTAGGGAATCCGATTGACCGATCCTTATCAAAAATTATGATGATTTGCAAGGTGCAAGCCCTTTGTCAAGGCTTTTCAGGAATTCGTTTGGCTGTGGTTGAGCGCATTTTACTTTTTATTGAAAACGACTGGTTGCCTGTTGTGCCTGAACAAGGCTCTGTTGGAGCATCGGGAGACTTGGCTCCTTTGTCACATTTGTTTTTACCCTTATTGGGAGAAGGAGAGTTTTGGGTAGAGGATAAGATCGTTCCTGCCAAGGAAGTATTGGAAAACAATAACCTAACACCAATTACGTTTCAGGCCAAAGAGGTGTTGGCGTTGATTAATGGGACACAATTTATTTTAGCGCATGCAATTGCTGGGCTAAAAAAAATGGACTATTTGCTAGATTTAGCAGATTTGGCAGGGGCAATGAGCTTAGAAGGTTTTCAAGGAAGTGTTGCTCCTTTCAAGGAGGAGTTGCATGCTATTCGCCCATTCAAAGGTAATTTAGAAGTCGCTAAACGAATGAGAATGTTGTTGGAAGGCTCTGAAAACCTAGCTTCTCACGAAGATTGTGAGCGAGTACAAGATCCTTATTCTATGCGTTGTATGCCACAGGTGCATGGAGCTTCTAGGAATGCCTTTTATCATCTAAAAGAACTCGCAGAAATAGAAATGAATTCCGTTACCGACAACCCAATTGTATTAAGTGAGACGGTTGCTATATCAGGAGGAAATTTTCATGGACAGCCTTTGGCTATGGCATTGGATTATGCTAGTATTGCAGCTTCAGAGTTGGGCAATATTTCAGATAGACGATGTTATTTATTGTTAGAAGGAAAATATGGTCTGCCTCGATTATTAACTCAAAAAGGGGGCTTAAACTCTGGTTTTATGATTCCTCAATATGCGACAGCAGCCTTGACGACCGAAAATAAATCACTTTGTTTTCCAGCATCAGCAGATAGTATTCCAACTTCATTAGGACAAGAAGATCACGTTTCTATGGGGAGTATTTCAGGGAGAAAGTTTAATCAAATTTTGGAGAATATAGATAAAATACTAGCCATAGAATTAATGTATGCTGCTCAGGCTTTGGATTTTAGACGCCCTAAAAAGAGTTCAACGATTATTGAAAAAAATCACCAACTAATCAGAAGCAAGGTTGCTAAATTGGAAGATGATCGCTTGCTCAAAGATGATATTAATACCTTGGTTACTTTGGTTAGAAATCAGGCTTTTTTTGTAAAAAAAATTGAAGCATAA